A single Phytohabitans houttuyneae DNA region contains:
- a CDS encoding alpha-ketoacid dehydrogenase subunit beta: MAQAINQALADCLAEDERVFVFGEDVGTLGGVFRITDGLAAKYGERRCFDTPLAESGIVGMAVGMAMNGMRPVVEMQFDAFAYPAFEQIVSHVAKMRNRTRGTVSLPMVIRAPYGGGIGGVEHHSDSSEAYYAHTPGLTVVAPATVADAYGLLRAAVAWPDPVIFLEPKRLYWSKEEVTLPAPTEPIGRAVVRRPGTDATLVAYGPSVQVALAAAEAAREEGWDLEVVDVRSIVPLDEQTLVASVRRTGRAVVVAEAPGFASVASEIAALLSERCFHALSAPVRRVTGFDIPYPSPKLEHHHLPDVERVLDAVATLQWEDA; this comes from the coding sequence ATGGCACAGGCGATCAACCAGGCGCTCGCCGACTGCCTGGCGGAGGACGAGCGGGTGTTCGTCTTCGGCGAGGACGTGGGCACGCTCGGCGGCGTCTTCCGGATCACCGACGGCCTCGCCGCCAAGTACGGCGAGCGCCGCTGCTTCGACACCCCGCTGGCCGAGTCCGGCATCGTGGGGATGGCCGTCGGCATGGCCATGAACGGCATGCGCCCGGTCGTGGAGATGCAGTTCGACGCGTTCGCGTACCCCGCGTTCGAGCAGATCGTCAGCCACGTCGCCAAGATGCGCAACCGCACCCGGGGCACGGTGAGCTTGCCGATGGTGATCCGCGCGCCCTACGGCGGCGGGATCGGCGGCGTCGAGCACCACAGCGACTCCTCCGAGGCGTACTACGCGCACACCCCCGGGCTCACCGTGGTGGCGCCGGCGACGGTCGCGGACGCGTACGGCCTGCTGCGCGCGGCGGTCGCCTGGCCCGACCCGGTGATCTTCCTGGAGCCCAAGCGGCTCTACTGGAGCAAGGAGGAGGTCACGCTCCCGGCGCCGACCGAGCCGATCGGCCGTGCGGTGGTGCGGCGGCCCGGCACCGACGCCACCCTCGTCGCGTACGGCCCCAGCGTCCAGGTCGCCCTCGCCGCCGCCGAGGCCGCCCGCGAGGAGGGCTGGGACCTGGAGGTCGTCGACGTGCGCAGCATCGTGCCGCTGGACGAGCAGACGCTCGTGGCGAGCGTGCGCAGGACCGGCCGCGCGGTGGTCGTGGCCGAGGCGCCCGGCTTCGCCAGCGTGGCGTCGGAGATCGCCGCACTGCTCTCCGAACGCTGCTTCCACGCCCTCTCGGCCCCGGTGCGGCGGGTGACCGGCTTCGACATCCCGTACCCGTCGCCGAAGCTGGAGCACCACCACCTGCCCGACGTCGAGCGGGTCCTGGACGCCGTCGCCACCCTGCAGTGGGAGGACGCGTGA
- the pdhA gene encoding pyruvate dehydrogenase (acetyl-transferring) E1 component subunit alpha has product MAARSKAPGVELLPSAEPVRLIEADGTAVPRRVLPGPTELRAAYRALVLGRRFEQQATALVKQGQLAVYPSAHGQEAAEVGAVLALRPTDWIFPTYRDSVALLTRGVDPVEILTLLRGEWHCGYDPYVHHAAPQCTPLATQAPHAVGLAFAAQARHEDTVALAFVGDGATSEGDFHEALNFAAVFHLPVVFFVQNNQYAISVPVSRQSVAPSFAHKAVGYGMPGVLVDGNDAAAVLSVVGEAARRAREGEGPTLVEAVTYRIDAHTNADDATRYRPDEEVAGWLSRDPVARLSAYLTNSGQLNVDVEAAIAAEAEDLAADLRTRLVAELPPPADELFAHVYHRPTQRLRDQAELLRAESEER; this is encoded by the coding sequence GTGGCGGCCAGGTCGAAGGCACCGGGGGTGGAGCTGCTTCCCTCCGCCGAGCCGGTGCGGCTCATCGAGGCGGACGGCACTGCGGTACCGCGGCGGGTGCTGCCCGGGCCGACCGAGCTGCGCGCCGCGTACCGGGCGCTGGTGCTCGGGCGGCGCTTCGAGCAGCAGGCGACCGCGCTGGTCAAGCAGGGGCAGCTCGCGGTCTACCCGTCTGCGCACGGCCAGGAGGCGGCCGAGGTCGGTGCCGTCCTCGCGCTGCGCCCCACCGACTGGATCTTCCCGACGTACCGGGACAGCGTCGCGCTGCTCACCCGCGGCGTCGACCCGGTCGAGATCCTCACGCTGCTGCGCGGGGAGTGGCACTGCGGGTACGACCCCTACGTCCACCACGCCGCCCCGCAGTGCACGCCCCTCGCGACCCAGGCGCCGCACGCGGTCGGGCTGGCGTTCGCGGCGCAGGCGCGGCACGAGGACACGGTGGCGCTCGCGTTCGTCGGTGACGGCGCGACGAGCGAGGGCGACTTCCACGAGGCGCTCAACTTCGCCGCGGTCTTCCACCTGCCGGTCGTGTTCTTCGTGCAGAACAACCAGTACGCCATCTCGGTGCCGGTGAGCCGCCAGAGCGTCGCCCCCTCGTTCGCGCACAAGGCCGTCGGGTACGGCATGCCCGGCGTGCTTGTCGACGGCAACGACGCCGCCGCGGTGCTGTCGGTGGTCGGCGAGGCGGCGCGGCGGGCCCGCGAGGGTGAGGGGCCGACGCTTGTCGAGGCGGTGACCTACCGGATCGACGCGCACACAAACGCCGACGACGCCACGCGGTACCGCCCCGACGAGGAGGTCGCCGGCTGGCTGTCCCGCGACCCGGTCGCCCGGCTGTCCGCCTACCTGACCAACTCCGGCCAGCTCAACGTCGACGTCGAGGCGGCCATCGCGGCCGAGGCCGAGGACCTCGCGGCCGACCTGCGCACCCGCCTGGTGGCCGAGCTGCCGCCGCCCGCGGACGAGCTGTTCGCGCACGTGTACCACCGTCCGACGCAGCGCCTGCGCGACCAGGCCGAGCTGCTGCGGGCCGAGTCGGAGGAGCGGTGA
- a CDS encoding Lrp/AsnC family transcriptional regulator — translation MERQTGPAPGPGTPAARQPAALDDVDRRMVAELVKDGRMAVRTLAERLHISRANAYSRLGRLVRDRVIRGFSVRLDPAQMGMTTAVYVTMQIEQDAWRDVRERLTRLPAIQHFALTGGAFDIIALARVPDQAHLRALILDEIQSIPGVRNTQTQLVFEEVPDEMVLP, via the coding sequence ATGGAGAGACAAACAGGCCCGGCGCCCGGGCCGGGGACCCCCGCGGCGAGACAACCTGCCGCGCTCGACGACGTCGACCGCCGGATGGTCGCCGAGCTGGTCAAGGACGGCCGGATGGCGGTGCGCACGCTGGCCGAGCGGCTGCACATCTCCCGGGCGAACGCGTACAGCCGCCTCGGCCGCCTCGTGCGCGACCGGGTGATCCGCGGCTTCTCGGTGCGGCTCGACCCGGCGCAGATGGGCATGACGACCGCCGTCTACGTCACGATGCAGATCGAGCAGGACGCGTGGCGGGACGTGCGCGAGCGGCTGACCCGGCTGCCGGCGATCCAGCACTTCGCGCTGACCGGCGGCGCCTTCGACATCATCGCGCTGGCCCGCGTGCCCGACCAGGCCCACCTGCGCGCGCTCATCCTGGACGAGATCCAGTCCATCCCCGGCGTCCGCAACACGCAGACCCAGCTCGTCTTCGAGGAGGTACCGGACGAGATGGTCCTGCCCTGA